CCCATGGATTTTGAAGGCAAAAAAGTCGGCATTTGGGAAGGAGATTTTCGCATTCAACCTCTGGCATTTTTTCGCATGCACAAACTCAATGTCCATATCGTGCCGATGTACGGAACCATCAATTTGTTTTTCAAGAACGGCGTCGATGCCATAACCGGTATGTACTACAATGAATATCACACGCTTATAAATAGCGGCATCGACCCGGACGAACTGAACGTGTTTGCATTCCGGGACAATTCCGCTCTCGATTTCCCCGAAGACGGCATTTATTGCCTGGAGAAAACGTTTCAGGAAAACCCCGAAGTATGTGCTAAGTTCGTGGCAGCCAGCCTCAAGGGATGGCTCTATGCATTTCGGCATCCCGATGAAGCACTCGATATCGTCATGAAGTACGCACAGGAGGCGAATACCGGGACGAACAGGGCCCACCAGAGATGGATGCTTCAGAGGATGAAAAATCTCATCATGCCGGCAGGATATGAAAAACGTCTGGGTAAGTTGGCCCCTGACGATTACCTCCGGGTTGGAAACGTTTTGCAGGAACTGAGTTTTATCGGGACTATTCCCTCATATGACGAATTCTACCGAGGACAGAGATGATACTGAGGGTGAGAAATAGCATCAGCCTCAAAATCTCGCTTCTGGTCATGGCCGGTACATCGATCGTTTTCGCTATGGTATTGGCTTATAGCTACAATTACTCGCGAAATCTCATACTTGTCGACGCAGAACGGAGCGCAAAGAATCTCACCCTTGCCGTAGTTCGACGTATAGAACAGGAATTCAGAGCGGTTGAAAAAGGCCCGACCTATCTTGCGGGTTTTTTGGAATCCACATCCTGCGATCGGATTACGCTGGAAACCCTCCTCAAGAGAATCGTGGAAGACAGTCCTGAGATTTACGGTTCCGCGGTGGCATTCGAATCTCGCGCATTTGACCCGAAGATGCTGTATTACGCCCCGTATTGCTGCCGCGATCCAAACGGCTTGAAACTGATGGATTTGGCAGCGAGCGGATATGATTACCTTCGCCACGATTGGTACCATGTCCCGAAAGAATTGCGGAAGCCCGTCTGGAGTGAACCTTACTTTGATGAAGGTGGAGCCGATGTGCTCATGGCAACTTACTCCCATCCTTTGTTCGATCGATTACCGTCGGGATCCCATGAACGAATAAAGGGTGTAATAACCGCCGATGTTTCCCTTGAGTGGCTTACGGATCTCATAGCATCGATAAATGTGGCAAGGTCGGGATATTGCTTGCTCATTTCCGGAACCGGCAGATTCGTCTCCCATCCTAATCAAGAATTCATCATGAACGAATCTATCTTCAGTATCGCAGAGGAAAGGAACAGCCCTTTACTCCGCTTCATAGGACAGGCGATGATGCGGTCCGAATCCGGATTTGAGGACGCGAAGGACTGCCTCACCGGAAAAGATTGTTTTGTTGCCTATGCAAAAATCCCTGCAACAGGATGGTCTCTTGGTGCGGTTTTTCCTCGAGACGAACTCTTTGCGGACTTGTCGGCACTCCATCAGAAAATCTTGATTCTTTCAGTTATCGGAATAACTCTCCTCATGATCGTGAGTCTCTTTGTGGGCCAGTCGATTGCCAAGCCCCTGCGGACCATGGCGCAGGCCACGGAGAAGGTTGCAGCGGGCAATCTGGATATAGACCTCTCTAACATCCGGAGGACTGATGAAGTCGGAAAACTCGCAGAGGGTTTTACAAGAATGACCCACGGCCTCAAAGAACGTGACTTCATACGAGACACCTTCGGGCGATATCTGACAAAAGAAGTGGCCACGCGACTGCTTGAATCCAAAGACGGTCTGAGACTCGGAGGTGAAGAACGGGAAATATCCATATTGATGTCGGATTTGCGCGGTTTTACTGCCTTGACTGCCCATATGCCTCCCGAGCAGGTAATTTCTTTTCTGAACAGATATCTCGGCAGAATGGTCGAAATATTAATGGATTATCGCGGAATTATCGATGAAATCATGGGGGACGGCATTTTGGCCTTTTTCGGTGCCCCGGAACCGCTGGACGATCATCCTGCCAGAGCGGTTGCATGCGCCTTGAAGATGCAATCAGCCATGGAGGAAATCAGCAGACAGAATGAAGCCGAAGGGCTTCCGCACCTGGAAATGGGGGCTGCTGTAAACACCGGAAGAGTCGTAGTGGGCAATATCGGCTCAGAAAAACGAACAAAGTACGGGGCTGTAGGATCGGAGGTCAATTTCACGGGCCGTGTCGAGTCGTTCACGGTCGGAGGTCAAGTCCTTATCAGCAGCTCCACATATGATAAGTTGGCAGACATATTGGAAATTGGAGAAATTATCCCTGTTCGCATGAAAGGCATTGCAGAGCAGGTAGAACTCTATGACGTGAAAGGGATTCGCGGCGGATACAATGTTCAGTTGCCTAAAAGGGAAGAAACGCTTATCCCTCTCCTGAATCCGCTCCGAACAAAGATTTACCCGATCCTCGGGAAGACCGTATCGAAAGCGATTATTATGGCCGATGTAACCAAAGTCTCAAGCACGTCGGCAATAATTGTGCCTGAGCAGCCCATTGCTCAATGGGACAATCTTAAACTGGAACTCATGGAAGGCAGTTCCCAGTTGCCGGAAGAAATCTACGCCAAAGCTGTATCAGTTACGGGAAACGAAGTTCTGATTCGATTTACTTCAGTTTCTGCCGAAGCGTACAAAGTTTTTCGCCGAGTTGCCACCCCTGAATAATTCAAAGCTTATCGGAACATTCATATCCATCGGAAATAAATCGAACAGTGCTCTTGAATGCGACACATCCTCTGAAGCCATTCGCCACATAAATTGAACGATTCTTCGAGTATTTGGAGATAGTCTCCAGACGAATACAGGGCTTTTAGCGTTCTCATGGCAAAATTTCACCCATTCTGTTTCAATTTGCATGATCTTGGGGGTCTTTTCTACCCCTCGTGAATATCTAAAACACTCGGATGCGTATTCCCATTACCGTTTTGCTGATTTAATTGTCTAACATTGTTCAGCATTAAAAAGGCCATCACTGGGAACGAGGTTTTACAAGCTTTGGCACAGGCATTGCTACAATTTTGGTTATTCG
The sequence above is a segment of the Desulfomonile tiedjei DSM 6799 genome. Coding sequences within it:
- a CDS encoding ABC transporter substrate-binding protein — translated: MTYATVIEFGSNTTKDPLFRFSERPDISLVHSCGRCHPMSKQGLRFVFCFIVFFLTTVTSEAGPDNKISFLPQWLPQAQFAGYMAARDKGFYREKGLDVSMMRGGPGEPPMDALNAGKADFCTTWLSTAIQRRAAGDPIVNIGQIIQRSALMLISKRSGTIQAPMDFEGKKVGIWEGDFRIQPLAFFRMHKLNVHIVPMYGTINLFFKNGVDAITGMYYNEYHTLINSGIDPDELNVFAFRDNSALDFPEDGIYCLEKTFQENPEVCAKFVAASLKGWLYAFRHPDEALDIVMKYAQEANTGTNRAHQRWMLQRMKNLIMPAGYEKRLGKLAPDDYLRVGNVLQELSFIGTIPSYDEFYRGQR
- a CDS encoding PDC sensor domain-containing protein, whose translation is MILRVRNSISLKISLLVMAGTSIVFAMVLAYSYNYSRNLILVDAERSAKNLTLAVVRRIEQEFRAVEKGPTYLAGFLESTSCDRITLETLLKRIVEDSPEIYGSAVAFESRAFDPKMLYYAPYCCRDPNGLKLMDLAASGYDYLRHDWYHVPKELRKPVWSEPYFDEGGADVLMATYSHPLFDRLPSGSHERIKGVITADVSLEWLTDLIASINVARSGYCLLISGTGRFVSHPNQEFIMNESIFSIAEERNSPLLRFIGQAMMRSESGFEDAKDCLTGKDCFVAYAKIPATGWSLGAVFPRDELFADLSALHQKILILSVIGITLLMIVSLFVGQSIAKPLRTMAQATEKVAAGNLDIDLSNIRRTDEVGKLAEGFTRMTHGLKERDFIRDTFGRYLTKEVATRLLESKDGLRLGGEEREISILMSDLRGFTALTAHMPPEQVISFLNRYLGRMVEILMDYRGIIDEIMGDGILAFFGAPEPLDDHPARAVACALKMQSAMEEISRQNEAEGLPHLEMGAAVNTGRVVVGNIGSEKRTKYGAVGSEVNFTGRVESFTVGGQVLISSSTYDKLADILEIGEIIPVRMKGIAEQVELYDVKGIRGGYNVQLPKREETLIPLLNPLRTKIYPILGKTVSKAIIMADVTKVSSTSAIIVPEQPIAQWDNLKLELMEGSSQLPEEIYAKAVSVTGNEVLIRFTSVSAEAYKVFRRVATPE